In the Thermotoga sp. Ku-13t genome, one interval contains:
- the surE gene encoding 5'/3'-nucleotidase SurE translates to MRILLTNDDGVTSVGLLTLAEVLSRKHEVLVVAPESEQSATGHAITVRMPIWVKRVKVFEHIPVYATTGTPADCVKLGVEVIGEKNIDLVVSGINVGYNLGTDIVYSGTVSGAIEGALLGIASLALSAPANEDFDYKRAAEFAMEFIEEFDFSLLERFTALNLNFPAGEIKGWKVARQSARRYADRFEARVDPMGNTYYWMYGDVIEDDERPDCDYVVVRDGYVAVTPITVFMTHERLLERLKEVNEREKDKVAGRSGAQKEGQGSFSDR, encoded by the coding sequence TTGCGCATCCTGCTCACCAACGACGACGGCGTGACGTCCGTCGGCCTTCTGACACTCGCGGAGGTTCTCTCCAGGAAACACGAGGTCCTCGTTGTGGCGCCGGAGTCTGAACAGAGTGCCACGGGCCACGCTATAACGGTGAGGATGCCGATCTGGGTGAAGCGCGTGAAAGTCTTCGAACACATACCGGTGTACGCGACGACAGGCACTCCTGCGGACTGCGTCAAGCTCGGAGTGGAAGTGATAGGTGAGAAGAACATAGACCTCGTTGTCAGTGGCATAAACGTCGGCTACAATCTCGGAACGGACATCGTCTATTCTGGCACCGTATCCGGTGCGATAGAAGGAGCACTGCTCGGGATAGCCTCATTGGCTCTGTCCGCACCGGCAAACGAAGATTTCGATTACAAAAGGGCTGCGGAGTTCGCCATGGAATTCATTGAGGAATTCGACTTTTCATTGCTCGAGAGGTTCACCGCGTTGAATTTGAACTTCCCCGCGGGAGAGATAAAGGGATGGAAAGTGGCCAGACAAAGCGCGAGGAGGTACGCGGACAGGTTCGAGGCGCGCGTGGACCCAATGGGGAACACGTACTACTGGATGTACGGTGACGTCATAGAAGACGATGAAAGGCCCGATTGTGATTACGTTGTCGTGAGGGATGGTTACGTTGCCGTTACCCCTATCACGGTCTTCATGACGCACGAGCGTTTGCTCGAGAGGTTGAAGGAGGTGAATGAGCGTGAGAAGGATAAGGTTGCTGGGAGATCCGGTGCTCAGAAAGAAGGCCAAGGAAGTTTCTCAGATAGATGA